The Aquipuribacter hungaricus DNA window GCCAGAGGCGAAAGTCCCCCGGGCCGGGGGCGTACCGGCGGCAGGGTGGCCGCCGGTCGGGAGCCGGTCGGCGCCGGTCGTCAGGGCGGGCCCCGGCCCCCGCCCTCGGCACCGGGCAGGGGGACCGACCAGGAGAGCCGGGTCCCGCCCCCTGCGCGGGCCACCACCTCGAAGCGGCCGTCCAGCGCCTCCGCGCGCCGGGCGAGGTTCCGGAGCCCGCTGGACGGCCCGGCACCGGCCAGGCCCCTGCCGTCGTCCAGCACCTCGACCGTCAGCCGTCGTGGCCCGGCCGTGACGAGCACGTCCACGCGCCGGGCGCAGGCGTGGCGTCCCACGTTGGTCAGCCCTTCCCGGACCACCGCGAGCAGGTCGCCGCGCACCGGCTCGGGCACGAGCAGGTCCAGCGGCCCGCGCAGGGTGACCTCCGGCGGGCCGGGCAGCAGGACCGTGGTCGCCGCGACGACGTCGAGGACCTGCGCCCGCAGCCCCGGCTCGCTCCCCGGCGCCCGGTGCAGCCCGAAGATGGTGGTGCGGATCTGCCGGATGGTCGCGTCGATCTCGTCGATCTGGCTGCTCAGCCGGTCGGTGTGCGCTCCCGGCCCCAGGGCCGTGCACACGCTCTGGATGTTCAGCCCCGCGGCGAAGAGCCGCTGCACCACGTGGTCGTGGAGGTCGCCGGCGATGCGTTCCCGCTCCTCGAGCTCCTGGGCCCGCAGCCGTACCTGCCGGGCGTCGGCCCGCTCCAGGGCGAGCGCCGCCTGCCCCGCGAAGGACGCGACGACGTCGAGGTCGCCCTGGGAGAAGCGGCGCCCGGCCTCGTCACGAGCCACGAGCAGGCTGCCCCGCACGCCGCCGGCCGCCACGAGCGGTACCGCCATCACCGGTCCGAGCACCGCCGAGGCGAGCAGCGCGACCGTCCCCCAGCTGTCCCGCAGCTGGGGCCTGCCTGTCCGCATCGAGGTGCCCGCGAGCGTGCCCGCGGCCGGGAACCTGACCGCGACCAGGCTCTCGCTGCTCCTGCCCGCGGCACGGTGGACGGCGAGCTCGCCGTCGGGTGCCCCTGCCTCGACGGGCAGGACCACGGCGACGAGGTCGGCACGGGCCAGCTCCAGGACGCGCCGGGCGACCAGCTGGAGGGCGTCGCCGGGGTCGTCGTCGGTCAGCAGCTCCTGCGTGATCTGCGCGTAGGCGGCCGACCACGTCTCGCGCCGCAGCGACTCGTCCAGCAGGCGGGCGTGGGCGATCGACACCCCGGCCGTGGCCGCCAGCGCCTCCAGCAGCCCCTGGTCGGCCGGGGTGAACGCCGCGGGCCTGGGGTCGGCGAGGTACAGGTAGCCGAACAGCTCGTCGCGCACCCTCACGGGGACACCGAGGAAGCTGCTCGTGGCGACGCCGTCATCGGCGCCGGCCGGCCGCGCGGGCGTCGGCGCCGTCATCCAGGCCGGCCGGGGGTCGTCCTCGACGGCAGGGCTGCCGCGGGCCGGGCGGCGTGACCGCTGGGTCGCGGCGACCTCGTCCGGCCCCGCCTCGATGAGCTCGTCCAGGCGGCCGTCCGAGCCCACCGTCCCGATCGCGCCGTAGGCGGCGCCCACCATGTCGGTCGCGGCCTCCACGACGTGCCGGAGGACCGTCGACAGCTCCAGGTCCTCGGCGACGAGCCGGTTGGCCACCAGGAGGCGCTCCAGCCGCGCCGCCGCCGCCCGCGCGTCAGGCACCCTCGCCCTGCCCCCGGGTCGCCGCGTCCCCTGCCGGGACGGGGTGGTGCCTGGTCGCGGCCACGCGCCATCATCCACCCGGCCGGACCCGACGGGCCGGGACGAAGGGCCCGGGACGGCGGGCCCTGCGCCCGTGGGCGGACCTCGCGAGCAGGTCGAGAGTCGTGCGGTGCAGACGGGACCAGGAGCGCGGACCGCGGGCCGGGGTGCCGGAGGGCACCGGCGCGGGTCGCAGGGAGGACAGTGGTGGGCATGGCGGCGCCAGTGATCCGGGTGTTCCTGCTCGACGACCACGAGGTCGTCCGGCAGGGGCTTCGCGCCCTGCTCGAGGGTGCCGGCGACATCGAGGTCGTCGGCGAGTCCGGCTCGGCGGTCGAGGCCACCCGCCGCATCCCCGCGCTGCGTCCCGACGTCGCCGTCCTCGACGGCCGCCTCGGGGACGGCTCCGGCATCGAGGTCTGCCGGGAGGTCCGCTCGCAGGACCCCACGATCCGGGCCCTCGTCCTCACCTCCTACGACGACGACGAGGCCCTGTTCGCCGCCATCATGGCCGGCGCCGCCGGCTACCTGCTCAAGGAGATCAAGGGCACCGACCTCGTCGAGGCCGTCCGCCAGGTCGCCGGGGGCCGCTCCCTCATCGACCCGGCCCTCGTCGCCCGCGTCCTGGACCGGGTCCGCAACCCCGCCGCCGTGGCCCCCGAGCTCTCCTCGCTCACCGAGCAGGAGCGCAGGCTGCTGGGCCACATCACGGAGGGCCTCACCAACCGCCAGATCGCGGCGCAGATGGGCCTGGCGGAGAAGACCGTGAAGAACTACGTCTCCAACATCCTCACCAAGCTCGGCCTGGACAGCCGCACCCAGGCCGCCCTCATGGCCACCAGGCTCCGGCACGCCCCGTAGAGGACGATGGACCCCGCCCGGGGGGACCGAGTGCCCTGGCCGGCACCAGGTCCTGCGCGCCACGGTGGCGGCCATGCGAAGCACCCTGCACACGCCGCCCCGCCAGCTCGCCCACCATGTCGCCGACGAGCTCGCCTGGTCCCCGGACGCGGGCGCCGGCCGGGTCACGGTGCAGGTGAGCGCGGCGGTGGTGACGCTGACCGGAGAGGTCGGCAGCGTGCGGGAGCAGGGCGCCACCGTGCGGGCGGCGCTGCGCGTGCGCGGCGTCGGCGGGGTCGTGGACCTGCTGACCGTCGGGCCGGCCGCCCGGTCACGACCCGACGCGGACCTCGCCCGCGACGCCACCGCGGCGCTCGCCCTCGCCGGCACGGACGCCGCGGGCGTGCTGGCCACCTCTGCCGGGCAGGTGATCACCCTGACCGGGACCGTGCGGTGGCACTTCCAGCGGACCGACGCCGAGGCGGCCGTCCGCGCCGTCCCCGGGTCTGCCGGGGTGGTCAACGCCGTCGCCCTGGTCCCCGACCGCCCGTTCGCCCCGCTGCAGGCCGCCTCCTCCGTCACCGCGGCCCTGCACCGCAGCGCCGCGGTGGACGCCGACAACGTGCACGTCACCACCAGCGGCAGCACCATCGAGCTGTTCGGGCACGTCCCCTCCGCCACCCAGCGCGACGAGGCCGGCCGCGCCGCCTGGTCGACGCCCGGCGTGACCGACGTGGCGAACAACCTCCGGGTGCTGGACTTCGACCCCGAGGACTGAGCGCGTCGGCAGGGCACCGCCGGGACGGGGGCCTCCCCCGGCGGGTCTTTCGGCCGTGGTCCTGATCCCTTTCATGCAGGCACGCTCGACGGCATGGCACCCCAGACGGCACCAGGAAGCATCGTGGTCGGCATCGACGGCTCGGCGGGCTCGCTCGAGGCCCTGGACTGGGCCACGGACCAGGCGGCCCGCGAGCACCGTCCCCTCACGCTGCTGCACGGCGCGGACCCGGTGGCGTTCGCGGGCGGGGGCGACTACCCGGGGGCCGAGCACGACTACACCGGCCTGCGCGACGAGGTCCGCCAGAGGGACGTCGCCATGCTGGAGGCCGCGACCGCACGGGTCCGGGCCCGCCACCCCGACGTCGAGGTGGGCAGCGTGCTCAGCGGTGACGACCCCCGCAACGCCCTGCTGCAGCTGGGCGAGACGGCGGCCATGGTGGTCCTGGGCTCCCGCGGCCTCGGCCCTGTGGCGTCCCTGCTGCTGGGGTCGGTGAGCGTCGCGGTGTCGCGGCACGCCACCTGCCCCGTGGTCGTGCTGCGACCCGACAGCCTCGCGGGCGGCGGGGTGATGGTCGGCGTCGACGGCACCGAGCACTCGCTGCCGGCCGTGGAGTTCGCCTTCGGGATGGCGTCCCTGCGCGGCTGCCCGCTGACCGTCGTGCACTGCTACCGCGACCCCGCCCACCGCCCCGGCGGCCAGGTCGGGGCCGACGGCGGCCCCGACCTCGGCGAGGAGGAGGCCCTCACCGCGGAGGCCCTCGCCGGGATGGGCGAGAAGTTCCCCGACGTCCCCGTGGACGTGCACCTGGTCCCCGGGCGCGGGGCGCGCGAGCTGCTGGCCGCGTCGGAGGGCTTCGCGCTGCTCGTCGTGGGGCACCACCGCCGGGCACCGCTGCACGGGCTGCTGCACGACCCCGTCGCGACGACGCTGCTGGAGCACGCCCGCTGCCCCGTGGCCGTCGTGCCGTCCCTCTGACCGCACGCCGTGCGGTGACCAGGGCCCAAGGACGACCTGGGGGCGCCTCGTCGGCGCCCCCAGGCGGCGCGACTACCTGAGGGCGCCGTAGCGGGTGACCAGGGGGAGCTCCTCCCAGCGGCGGCCGAGGCCCAGGGTCCGCCCGGCGCTGGTGAGCGCCAGCAGGACCAGGACCAGCGCGTAGACCAGGTGGTCGTCCACGACCGGGTTGTTGGCCGGGGGCAGGACCGCGGCCCACATCAGGACGAGCAGGGCCGAGCCGGAGACCGCCGCGACGCGCATCCCGATCCCCAGCACCAGGGCCGACCCGATGCCGAGCAGCGCGGCCATGAACAGCCAGTCCGCCCAGCCGGCGCCGGCGATGGCGGTGAAGGCGGGGGCGAACGGGCCGGTGGGCGCGTTGCCGAGGAACCCGGCGGTCGGGCTCCCGCCGTCGATCCACGCGCCGTCGGCGGGCGTCGCGCGACCGAGGCCGAGGAGCTTGTCGACGAAGGCCCAGAGGAAGACCCAGCCGAGCGAGAGCCGGAGGGCGGCGAGGGTGTACCGGTAGGCGAGGTGCTGGCGGGTCTCCTCGACCGTGGGCTCGGCGGCGTGGGCGTCGTCGCGCAGGACGCCTCGGGCCCCGGCGCGGGTGGGCCGTGCCGGGTGGGTGGGGACAGCCATGGTGGGCTCCGGTGCTCGGTGCCCGCCTGGTGCGGGCGACGGCCCGATGCTCCGGTCGCGCCGGTCGCGCGCCCAGGGTCGAAGGTCCCCGCCCGGCCGGGAGTGCAGGGGACCGGCCGGGACGACGGGTCACGGGACCAGCAGGGCGGAGCACCGCTGGGCCGGCCATGACGGCGGCACCGACGGCGGTCGCGGGTCCGCTGACGGTGGTCGCCGTCAGGATGGGGCCGTGGACGACGGCGGCGGGACCGACAACGGCGACCGGCACGGGATTACCGAGCCCGCGCACCGGGGGGACGAGGGCACCGCGCTGCTCGGCTTCCTGCAGCGCCAGCGCGGGCTCGTGGCCTGGAAGGTCGGTGGTGCCTCGGAGGCGGCGCTGCGGTCGGTGGCCACGCCCTCCGGCCTGGACGCGCACGGCGTGGTGCGGCACCTGACCAACGTCGAGCGCTCCTGGCTCCGCGACGTCTTCGACGGCCAGGAGGGGCTGGCCTTCGACTGGACGGACGACGACCCCGACGGCGAGCTGCACGTGCCCGACGGCGTGATGATGGAGCAGCTGCTCGAGGACTACGCGGCCGAGGCCGCGCGTTGCGACGCGGTCGTGGCCGCGCACCGGCTGGACGACGTCTCCGCCCGGCGGGGCTATTCGCTGCGCTGGGTCCTGCTCCACCTCGTCGAGGAGACGGCCCGGCACCTCGGCCACCTCGACCTGCTCCGCGAGCTTGCCGACGGCAGCACCGGCGAGGAGCCCGCCGGCTGACGCGGAGGCCGGTCCCGGTCCGTGCGGTCCCCCACCAGCCCCCGGTACCGGCCCGGACGGCAGGATGACGCCGCGGCTGGAGCATCCGCACCGACCACCCTGGTGACCGCCCGTCTGCTCCTGCGTCCTCGCCGGGTCGAGGAGGCCGACGTCTACCGGCGGCTGTGGACCGAGCGGGACCCCCGGGTGCCGGACCACCGGCGGATCGATGCCTCGGGGCAGCCGGACCTGGCCGCCATCGCCGCGTACCTGCGCACGGAGCAGGAGGGGCCGGGGCTCGGCCTGCTGGCGGTGCTGCGCAAGGACGTGGGGGACGTCGTCGGGTACTGCGGGCTCGTCACGACCGGCAACGGCTCTCCGGAGGAGCCCGAGCTGGCCTTCGAGCTCCTGTCCCACGTGCACGGGTCGGGCTACGCCACGGAGGCGGGGGGGGCGGTGGTCGCCTGGGCGGACCGCGCCGGCCACGAGCGGCTGTGGGCCGGTGTCCGCGCCTGGAACATCGCCTCCCGGCGGGTGCTGGTCAAGCTCGGCTTCCGCGAGAGCGGCCAGGTCGAACGCGACCCCGTGCACGGTGACAGCCTGCTCATGGTGCGGACCGCGGGACGGGCCTCCCGGTAGCCGACCGGGAGCGCTGCTGGGGCGCCGGGTCGCGACCCGGTCCGGACGCGTCAGGCGAGCCGGAGGTCCTGCTGCTCGAGCTCGGCCTCGATGACCGCCAGCGCCCTGGGCCCGACCCCGTGGAGCCGGGACAGGTCGGACCGGGGCACGCCGGCCAGCTGTCCGAGGGAGGTGTACCCGGCACCCTCGAGGGCGCGCGTCGCGGGGGCTCCGACCTGGGGCAGCGCGTCCAGCGGCGTGGGCACCCGGTCACGGTGCCAGGCCCGGTCACGGCGTCCAGCACGCCAGCGCCCTCCGTCGCGCGCTCCGCTGCGCTGGTAGGCATCTCCTATGCCCTCCCCCGGCACCGAGGACCCGACCGCAGCCACCGGCTACGACAGCTTCGCGGCGGCGTACGCCCGGGCCAACGAGTCCAGCCTGCACAACCGCTACTACGAACGACCGGCCATGGTCCGGCTCGCCGGCGACGTCGAGGGGCACCGCGTCCTCGACGCCGGCTGCGGGTCCGGCCCCCTGGGCGCGGCGCTGCGGGAGAAGGGGGCGGTCGTCACCGGCTTCGACTCCAGCCCCGCCATGGTCGAGCTGGCCCGGCAGCGGCTCGGCGCGGACGCCGACCTCCACGTCGCCGACCTCGGCGGGCCGCTCCCCTTCGACGACGGCACCTTCGACGACGTGGTCGCCTCGCTGGTCCTGCACTACCTCCAGGACTGGGTGGCCCCGCTGCGAGAGCTGCGGCGGGTCCTGCGCAGCGACGGTCGGGTCGTCCTCTCGGTGCCCCACCCGAGCGTCTACCTCGTCAACTACGGGGGCAGCACGTACTTCGACGTGACCCGGTACTCGGAGGAGTTCACCTTCGACGGCCAGGACGCGGTCCTCACGTACTGGCACCGTCCGCTGCACGCCATGTCCGACGCGTTCACCGAGGCCGGCTTCCGGATCGCGCTCCTCAGCGAGCCGCCCTTCGACGCCGACACCCCCCGGGAGCTGCTCCCCGAGCACCTGCGCGACCGGACGGCGTTCGTCTGCTTCCTCTTCGTCGTCCTCGAACCGTGCTGAGGTGAGGGCGTGAGCGCCGGCGGTCCCGTGCTCGGGCTGCGGGAGCTCAACAGGGCCCTGATGGCGCGGCAGCTGCTCGACAGCCGGTCGGGCATGGGTGCCCTGCCGGCCGTCGCGCACCTGGTGGGCATCCAGGCCCAGGCGGTGAGACCGCCGTACGTCGGGCTGTGGACCCGCCTAGACGGCTTCGCCCTCGACGACCTGGAGCGGCTGCTCCTGGACCGCAGCGTGGTCCGCGTCGCCCTGATGCGCTCGACCCTGCACCTGGTCACCGCGCAGGACTGCCTGGCGCTCCGGCCGCTGCTGGCGGAGCAGCTCGCACGGGTCGCACGGGGGCAGTTCGGGCGGCAGGTCGCCGGCGTCGACCTGGCCGAGCTGGCGCGGCTCACGACCGCCCTCGTGGAGGAGCGGCCGCTGGGCTTCGCCGAGCTCGGCGAGCGTCTGCAGCAGGCCTGGCCCGACCGGGACGCCGGCGCGCTGGCGCAGACCGCCCGGAACCTCGTGCCGCTGGTGCAGGTGCCGCCCCGCGGGCTCTGGGGCAGCACCGCGCCCCCGACGCACACCACCGTCACCTCGTGGCTCGGGCAGGCGGAGGACACTGGCCCGTCGCTGGAGGACTACGTGCTGCGGTACCTCTCGGCGTACGGCCCGGCCAGCGTGCAGGACATGCAGAAGTGGTCGGGCTTGACCCGCCTCCAGGCAGTGGTCACGCGGCTGGCCCCGCAGCTGCGCACCTCCAGGGACGACCGGGGCCGCACGCTGTACGACCTGGCCGGCGCGGAGCCGGCCGAGCCGGACCGGGAGCTCCCGGTGCGGTATCTGTCGGAGTTCGACGACGCGCTGCTCGGCCACGTCGACCGGCGACGCGTCCTCGCGGAGGAGCACGGCGCGCAGGTCTTCACCACCGGCGGCATCATCCGGGCGACGGTGCTCGTGGACGGGTTCGTCGCGGGCACCTGGCGCTTCGAGACCAGCGGGTCGCGGCCCGGGATCACCGTCCGCCCCTTCGCGCCCCTCCCCGCCACGACGCAGGCACAGCTGGCCGAGGAGGGCGCGAGGCTGCTCAGGGCAGTGGACGCCGACACCTCCGACGACCCTCGCGTGCGGTTCGAGAGCCCGGCGTAGGCGGGACCCGCCCTACCCGATGAGCGGACGGGTCTCGGGCAGCCGGTAGAGCTTGCTCCTGTCGCGCAGGGCCAGGGCGCTGACCAGGGCGACGGGGCCGATGCGCCCGACGAACATGCAGACGATGAGCACCCACTTGCCCAGCGCGGGCAGGTCGGCGGTGATGCCCGTGGACAGCCCCACCGTGGCGGTGGCGGACACCACCTCGAACACGACCTGCGCGGTCGTGGCGTCGGCGATGCGGAGCAGCACCGTGGAGGCCGTGACCACGACGGCGAGGGTGAGCGCCAGCACGGCCAGCGCCTGCCGGAGCACCTGCGGCGGGACGCGGCGGCCCATGACGTCGGTGTCGGAGTCTCCCCTGGCCTCGGCGACGACGGCGGCCACCAGCACCGCGAGGGTCCCGACCTTGATGCCGCCGGCCGTGCCGCCCGAGCCGCCGCCGACGATCATCAGCAGGTTGGTGACGAACAGCGACGCCTCGGTCGCCTGGCCGTAGTCGATGGTGTTGAAGCCGGCGGTGCGGGCCGTGACCGACATGAAGAGCGGGATCCAGAGCCGGTCGGCGACCGACCCGTCCCCGCTGGTCGGCTCGTGCTGCCACTCCAGCACCACGAAGACGAGCGCTCCGAGCAGCAGGAGGACGCCGGTCGTGAGCAGGGTGAGCCGGGTGTGCACCGACCAGCGGCCCGGCCGGTGCCGCCGCAGCACCTCCCGCAGGACGGGGAAGCCGATGCCTCCCAGGACGACGGCGACCATGACCGGCCCGGTCACCCAGGCGTCGTCGTCGAAGCCCACGAGGTTGTCGCTGAACAGCGAGAACCCGGCGTTGTTGAACGCGGACACGGAGTGGAACACCCCCAGCCACAGCGCCCTGCCGGGCGGCTCGCCGTAGCCGAGCCAGAAGCGGAGGGACAGGCACACGGCGACGACCACCTCGATGACCAGCGAGGTGGTCACGATGCCCAGCACCACCGCCCGGGCGTCGGCCAGGGCGTCCGCGGACGTGCCCGCCGCGGCGCGCAGCCGGTCCTGCAGCCCGACCTTCCGGGCCACGAGCAGCGCCAGGAGCGTGGCCAGGGTGGCGACGCCGAGGCCGCCCAGCTGGACGAACAGCAGGATCGCCGCCTCGCCCGCCGTGGACCAGTACACGGGGGTGTCCACCACGATGTGCCCGGTGACGCACACGGCCGACGTGGCCGTGAACACCGCGACCAGGAACGGCGCGGAGGACCCGTCGGCGGTGGCCCAGGGGCTCATCAGCACCAGGGTCGCGACGGCGACCGCGGCGGCGAACCCGACCGGGATGAGCCGCAGCGGGGTACCCAGCCGCGTCTCGACCCACTCCACCGCGCGCCTGCCGCGCGCACCCCGACCCGCACGCACGACCACGTGCGCCGACGCTAGGCGCCCCCGGCGCGGGACGACCCCGAGAACCGGGGCAGCCGGGGTCCGGGAACCATCCGGGAGTGCGGAGGACCGACCACCCGCCGCAGCCACAGCAGGACCGGCGGCAGGACCAGCTCCACCGACGTGCGCGAGCCCGCCGGCGTCTGACCGGGTCCGACCTTCACCGCCGGGGGTGGGGGCACCTCCCGCGCGGAGGTGGCTCGGCCCCGTGACGTCCGCTCAGGGGACGTGCGGGGCGAGGACGGCCAGCATCTGCAGCTTGTCGTGGCTCTCGGTGCCCGGGACCGCCGTGTAGACGAGCAACGAGTGCGACTGCTGGTGGTCGTGCAAGCGCTGGCAGTGCAGCTCGAGGGCGCCCACGTCGGGGTGGTCGAAGCGCTTGACGTCGTCGGGGCGGACGCCGATCTCGTGCTCCGCCCACAGGGCGCGGAACTCCTCGCTGCGCTCCAGCAGCAGCCCGGCGAGCAGGGCTGCGCGAGACCCAGGTCCCCGCATGCCGAGGACCTGCCGCAGGCCCGAGGCGTACGACCGTGACAGGAGCGCCCGGTCCTCCGGGACGTACAGCCGACGCTCGTCAGGGTCGGTGAACCAGCGGTAGCCGCGGCTGCGGGCGTGCCCCGTGTGCCGGGTCGCGTCCCCGGTGAGGGCGACGCCGAGGCG harbors:
- a CDS encoding DNA-binding protein; its protein translation is MPTPLDALPQVGAPATRALEGAGYTSLGQLAGVPRSDLSRLHGVGPRALAVIEAELEQQDLRLA
- a CDS encoding universal stress protein codes for the protein MAPQTAPGSIVVGIDGSAGSLEALDWATDQAAREHRPLTLLHGADPVAFAGGGDYPGAEHDYTGLRDEVRQRDVAMLEAATARVRARHPDVEVGSVLSGDDPRNALLQLGETAAMVVLGSRGLGPVASLLLGSVSVAVSRHATCPVVVLRPDSLAGGGVMVGVDGTEHSLPAVEFAFGMASLRGCPLTVVHCYRDPAHRPGGQVGADGGPDLGEEEALTAEALAGMGEKFPDVPVDVHLVPGRGARELLAASEGFALLVVGHHRRAPLHGLLHDPVATTLLEHARCPVAVVPSL
- a CDS encoding response regulator, which produces MAAPVIRVFLLDDHEVVRQGLRALLEGAGDIEVVGESGSAVEATRRIPALRPDVAVLDGRLGDGSGIEVCREVRSQDPTIRALVLTSYDDDEALFAAIMAGAAGYLLKEIKGTDLVEAVRQVAGGRSLIDPALVARVLDRVRNPAAVAPELSSLTEQERRLLGHITEGLTNRQIAAQMGLAEKTVKNYVSNILTKLGLDSRTQAALMATRLRHAP
- a CDS encoding TrkH family potassium uptake protein, with protein sequence MVVRAGRGARGRRAVEWVETRLGTPLRLIPVGFAAAVAVATLVLMSPWATADGSSAPFLVAVFTATSAVCVTGHIVVDTPVYWSTAGEAAILLFVQLGGLGVATLATLLALLVARKVGLQDRLRAAAGTSADALADARAVVLGIVTTSLVIEVVVAVCLSLRFWLGYGEPPGRALWLGVFHSVSAFNNAGFSLFSDNLVGFDDDAWVTGPVMVAVVLGGIGFPVLREVLRRHRPGRWSVHTRLTLLTTGVLLLLGALVFVVLEWQHEPTSGDGSVADRLWIPLFMSVTARTAGFNTIDYGQATEASLFVTNLLMIVGGGSGGTAGGIKVGTLAVLVAAVVAEARGDSDTDVMGRRVPPQVLRQALAVLALTLAVVVTASTVLLRIADATTAQVVFEVVSATATVGLSTGITADLPALGKWVLIVCMFVGRIGPVALVSALALRDRSKLYRLPETRPLIG
- a CDS encoding GAF domain-containing protein, whose translation is MPDARAAAARLERLLVANRLVAEDLELSTVLRHVVEAATDMVGAAYGAIGTVGSDGRLDELIEAGPDEVAATQRSRRPARGSPAVEDDPRPAWMTAPTPARPAGADDGVATSSFLGVPVRVRDELFGYLYLADPRPAAFTPADQGLLEALAATAGVSIAHARLLDESLRRETWSAAYAQITQELLTDDDPGDALQLVARRVLELARADLVAVVLPVEAGAPDGELAVHRAAGRSSESLVAVRFPAAGTLAGTSMRTGRPQLRDSWGTVALLASAVLGPVMAVPLVAAGGVRGSLLVARDEAGRRFSQGDLDVVASFAGQAALALERADARQVRLRAQELEERERIAGDLHDHVVQRLFAAGLNIQSVCTALGPGAHTDRLSSQIDEIDATIRQIRTTIFGLHRAPGSEPGLRAQVLDVVAATTVLLPGPPEVTLRGPLDLLVPEPVRGDLLAVVREGLTNVGRHACARRVDVLVTAGPRRLTVEVLDDGRGLAGAGPSSGLRNLARRAEALDGRFEVVARAGGGTRLSWSVPLPGAEGGGRGPP
- a CDS encoding class I SAM-dependent methyltransferase, giving the protein MPSPGTEDPTAATGYDSFAAAYARANESSLHNRYYERPAMVRLAGDVEGHRVLDAGCGSGPLGAALREKGAVVTGFDSSPAMVELARQRLGADADLHVADLGGPLPFDDGTFDDVVASLVLHYLQDWVAPLRELRRVLRSDGRVVLSVPHPSVYLVNYGGSTYFDVTRYSEEFTFDGQDAVLTYWHRPLHAMSDAFTEAGFRIALLSEPPFDADTPRELLPEHLRDRTAFVCFLFVVLEPC
- a CDS encoding winged helix DNA-binding domain-containing protein, with amino-acid sequence MSAGGPVLGLRELNRALMARQLLDSRSGMGALPAVAHLVGIQAQAVRPPYVGLWTRLDGFALDDLERLLLDRSVVRVALMRSTLHLVTAQDCLALRPLLAEQLARVARGQFGRQVAGVDLAELARLTTALVEERPLGFAELGERLQQAWPDRDAGALAQTARNLVPLVQVPPRGLWGSTAPPTHTTVTSWLGQAEDTGPSLEDYVLRYLSAYGPASVQDMQKWSGLTRLQAVVTRLAPQLRTSRDDRGRTLYDLAGAEPAEPDRELPVRYLSEFDDALLGHVDRRRVLAEEHGAQVFTTGGIIRATVLVDGFVAGTWRFETSGSRPGITVRPFAPLPATTQAQLAEEGARLLRAVDADTSDDPRVRFESPA
- a CDS encoding helix-turn-helix transcriptional regulator, which encodes MIDRAGLAEFLRNRRESLQPEDVGMPRGQRRRTGGLRREEVAVLCHISTDYYARIERQRGPHPSEQMISSIAQGLHLTLDERDHLFRLAGHTPPPRGSTSEHISPGLLRVLDRLDDTPAEIVTELGDTLRQSRLGVALTGDATRHTGHARSRGYRWFTDPDERRLYVPEDRALLSRSYASGLRQVLGMRGPGSRAALLAGLLLERSEEFRALWAEHEIGVRPDDVKRFDHPDVGALELHCQRLHDHQQSHSLLVYTAVPGTESHDKLQMLAVLAPHVP
- a CDS encoding DinB family protein, with the protein product MDDGGGTDNGDRHGITEPAHRGDEGTALLGFLQRQRGLVAWKVGGASEAALRSVATPSGLDAHGVVRHLTNVERSWLRDVFDGQEGLAFDWTDDDPDGELHVPDGVMMEQLLEDYAAEAARCDAVVAAHRLDDVSARRGYSLRWVLLHLVEETARHLGHLDLLRELADGSTGEEPAG
- a CDS encoding BON domain-containing protein, whose translation is MRSTLHTPPRQLAHHVADELAWSPDAGAGRVTVQVSAAVVTLTGEVGSVREQGATVRAALRVRGVGGVVDLLTVGPAARSRPDADLARDATAALALAGTDAAGVLATSAGQVITLTGTVRWHFQRTDAEAAVRAVPGSAGVVNAVALVPDRPFAPLQAASSVTAALHRSAAVDADNVHVTTSGSTIELFGHVPSATQRDEAGRAAWSTPGVTDVANNLRVLDFDPED
- a CDS encoding GNAT family N-acetyltransferase, with the translated sequence MTARLLLRPRRVEEADVYRRLWTERDPRVPDHRRIDASGQPDLAAIAAYLRTEQEGPGLGLLAVLRKDVGDVVGYCGLVTTGNGSPEEPELAFELLSHVHGSGYATEAGGAVVAWADRAGHERLWAGVRAWNIASRRVLVKLGFRESGQVERDPVHGDSLLMVRTAGRASR